In bacterium, the sequence TCGTCATCGCCGGGAATCGTGGTGGTGGTGGTCGTGGTGGTGGTCGTTGTTGTTGAGGTCGTCGGCCAGACGCACGCGCCTTCGACATCGAACGCGTAGTGCAGCGCGTGCGGAGCGGCCTGCGTCGCGTCGGATCCGCCCACGATGTGGACGACGCCGTTCAGGCACTCGCCTTCGCCGTACACGTATTCGGTGGGCAGCGTCGGGCCCGCGTCCCAGGAGTCGCTGCCCACATCGTAAACGAAGACCGTTAACGCCGGGTTGATCCCGGCGACCGCGTCCGTGATGATCGACTGATACCCGCCCATGTTGACGAGTTGCAGTTCGCCATTGTCGTTATAGATGGTGGTAAAAGCCGAGGCGACGCGCGTCTCGGGCATGTCCGCCATGTCGACGTCGGACCAGTTGTCGGCGTCCCAATCGTACGTTTCCGCCGCGTTGGTGTCCGTGGCGAAGACGAGATTGTTTCCGCCCGCGGCGTAGAGATTTCCTTCCGCGGCCCACGCCGCAAGCTCCCAGCCCCCCGTAACCTGCAACATGCCGGGCAACGTGTTCCACGTATCACCGGCAGGCGAATAGACGTAAACGGCCTCCTCCCAATTGCCAAGCTCGAAATCATAACCGCCGAACAGATACATCTGGCCGTCCAGCACGGCCGTCGCGTATCCCTCGAGTCCATTGGCGTGCGGAACGGGGTCGCCCGTCGTCCAGGTGTCGCCGGCGATGTCGTAAATGTAGAGAACGTTCGTATTGTCCTGGTCGGCGAGAAACCCCCCAGGGACATAGATCTTCCCGTCGATGTACGCGGCATCGAGCTGGCCGACCGGCGCCGGCATCGACGCCATGGTGTCCCAGGTGTCCTGAGCGGGATCGTAGCGGAACACGTCGTCTTTTGCGTCGTCCGCCGAATCAAAACCGCCGCCGATGTAGTAGAGATAGGTCCCGTCGGAAACGAGAGCGCCGGCCCACCGCGCGGACGGCAGCGGTTCCATTGCCGTCCACTGCGCCGCCGATGTTCCGGCAAGACCGAAAACGAGAAACAGCGCGACCGTCAGTCGTAGAACAATCATCCCCTGCCTCCATCCTGTTGTTTTCTCGACGCACCCGTAAGCGCAAAGCGTACCACAGCCGGGCCGAACGCGTTGGAATTTCTCGAGAATGGTAAGCCGGATGGAATCAGCAGCCGCAGCAGCCCTGCGGATCCCTCCCCGTCGAATCCAGCGTGGGTTCGTCGTCGGCGACGTCGTCGTCGAATTGACCACCGCCGTCGTCATCCGCGTCCTCGTCAGGCTCGCCGGCGTCGTCGTCGGTTTGATCGTCGTCGAAATCGTCGTCGTCGAAATCGTCGTCGTCGCCGGGAATCGTCGTCGTGGTTGTCGGGGGAGACGTGCTCGTCGTCGTCGTCGCGTCCGGATCGACGCACAGCCCGCCCGTCACGAGGGCATAGTGCAGCGCGTGCGGCGCATCCTGCGCGGCGCCGGAGCCGCCGACCACGTGGATGAAACCGTCCAGGCAATCGGCCTCGGCAAAGACCATCTCGGAAGGCAGGGAGGCGCCGGTCGTCCAGGTGTCGTTTTCGACCTCGTATAGAAAAACGGTTTTCTCGGCGAGCCCCGGCGTGCTCGCGTATCCGCCGATATTCATGAGACGCAGATCTTCCGCGCCGGTTCGAAAGGCGGCGTCCGCGGACGCGACGCGCTCCGCGGGCATGTCCTCCACGATCGCGTCGATCCACGCGGTAGTGTTCCAATCGTAGGTCTCGGTGGCCGCGGTCGGCCCCCCGTTATTTCCGCCGGCGGCGAACAGGCGCCCGTCTCCCGCCCAGGCCGCGACCTCCCAGCCGCCGGTGGCGTCCATCGTACCGCCAAGAAGCGTCCAGGTGTTCGACGGTGGATCGTATTCGTAGATCTTGTTTTCCTGGACGAAGTTCTCGTAATCGTAACCGGCGAGCAGGTACAATTTGCCCTGGATGACCGCGGTCGCGTATCCCTCGAGCCCGGCCGGGTGCGGGACCGGCGCTCCGGTCAGCCACGAATCGAGCGCGACGTCGTAAACGAACAGCGTGTTCGTGTTGTCCTCGATATCCCGATATCCGCCGGGAACGTAGATCTTCCCGTCGATGTGCTCCGCGTCGATCTGGCCAAGGCCCAAGGGCATCGGATTGAGGGTGGACCAGGTGTTCAGATCCGGGTCGTACCGGAACACTTCGTCCTCGACGACCGGCATATCGTCGATCCCGCCGCCGATGTAGAAGAGGAACTCCCCGTTGGAAACGAGCGCGCCGCCCCAGCGCGCCGCCGGAAGCGACGCCTTCGCAAGCCACTGCGACGCGGATATCGAGGCCGTCGCGCAGACGATCATCAGCGCGGCAAGAAAACGGCGAAACGACATGGTAGCTCTCCGAAGGCCGATGCGTTGTCGTATTTACGTCGGAACGTCCCGAAATCGATATCGGATGCGAATGGGCGAATCCTAGCACATCGCGCGGGCGGAACGACACGACGGTTCGATGACGCCCGTCAAGTCTTCCGGCGACGCGGCGCGAACCCGTCCCGGCCAGCCGGTGTCGTATCGTGGAATCGCCGATCCGGCCTTGTGGCCGTCCTTGCGGACGGGTTTCGGGTTTGTGCTATGATCGGCCCGCTTTTGACGCCAACGACGTAAGGGACGCTGGAATTGGCAGACAAGACCTTCGCTCTGGAAGACTATCTCCGGATTCTCTGGCAACGGAAATGGCTCCTGATCCTGCCCGTGGTGACCATGGTCGCCGTCACGGCGGTCGGCAGCGTTTTCCTCAAGGACATCTACCGCGCGTACACGCTCATCCTTGTCGAGCCGCAGCAGGTCCCCGAGGAGTACGTCAAATCGTCGGTGACCTTCTCCGTCGAAAAGCACATGAACACCATCCGGCAGCAGCTCATGTCGCGCACGCTGCTTGAGCGCGTCATCGCCGAATACAATCTCTATCCGGAGCTTGTCGCCGAGGGCGTGCCGATGGAGGAGATCGTCGAGCTGATGCGCGACAACATCCAGCTTCGGGTCGAGGGCAAGGACGCGTTCACCCTGTATTTCCAGGGCCCCGATCCCTACCTCGTCATGCAGGTGACCAACAAGATCGGGAGCCTGTTCATCGAAAGCACCTCCGAGTCGCGCGAGCGCCAGGCGTCCGACACGGTCACGTTCCTGGAATCGAGCCGCGACGAACTGAAAGTGCAGCTTGAGGAGGCCGAGGACAAGATCCAGAAGTTCAAGGCGATCCACATCGGGGCTTTGCCCGAGCAGACGCAGTCGAACCTTCAGACCATCGATCGCCTGCAAGCGCAGCTCCAGACGAGTTCGGATCTCCTGCGCGACGCGCAAAACCGCCGCGCCCAGCTCGCAAGCCAGCTCGCGAACCTGCGCCAGAAGTCGATGATCAGCCAGGGCGGAAGCTCGGGCATGGTCGATTACGAAATGCGTTTGCAACAATTGCAGGCGGAGCTTGCGGCGCTTCAGTTGAAATACACGAACGAGCACCCGGACGTGATCCGCAAGAAAGGCCAGATCGATTCGCTGAAGGGCAAGATGCGGTCGGACTCCGGCTCCGGGCAACAGGTCGATAACCCGATGACGCGGCAGATCGAGGCGAGCCTCGCCGCGGCGGAAGCGGACACACGCCGCCTGCAAGCGGAGGTCGGCGGCCTGCATGGGCAGATCAACAAGTATCAGGGCAAGGTCGAGATGACGCCAAAGGTCGAGCAGGAGCTTTCGATGCTCACGCGCGACTACGAAACGACGCGCGCGTCGTATGAGGACGTCCTCTCGAAGCTGACCGAGGCGAAACGCTCCTCCGAGATGGAAACGAAGAACAAGGGCCAGCAGTTCAAGGTCATCGACGCGGCCAAGCAGCCCGGCAAGCCCTTCAAGCCGAACCGCCCGTATATCGTCGCCATCGGATTCGCTCTGGGGCTTCTGATCGGCATGACGGCGGTGTTCCTCGCGGAGCACTTCGACGACAGCTTCAAGAACGCGGAAGACATCGAGGACGCGCTTGGCGTCTCCGTGCTTTCGTCGATCCCCCGCATCGAAACGCAAGCGGAGATCGACCAGCGCAACCGTCAGATGCAGCTTGGCATCGTCGTCGCCTGTTTGATCGCGGCGGGCGCGGTGGTGCTCATCATCATCAAGATGACGTTTCTGACGGGGTAACTGGATCCACAGATTCCACGGATTGCACCGATTTGAACCGCAAGACCGCGGCGCCCCCGGGAGCGCAGGCGTCCCGCCTGCTTTTGACCTTGGACCGCGGGCGGCCCGCCCGTTTATGATGCGATGCCCGATCGCATCTCCCCGACACACCTGAAAAACCTCGATCGCGTTTTCCCGCGACGGCCTCTCCCCGGGACCGCAGGTGTCCTCACCTGCTTATCATGCGATTGGAAACGCCGCGCCCATCTTGCGAGGTGACGCATGAACGCCGAATGGCACAAGAAACACCCGATGCCGAAAAACCCGACCACCGAACAGCGCATCGCGTGGCATCGCGAGCACGCGGTCGTATGCGCGTGCCGCGAGATCCCGCCGAAGCTGCTCGCGACGATGCGGGAGAACGACGCGAAAAACGCGCGGGCGGAGAGCGCGATGTCCGAGCCGCAAACGAAGGCGCGTTAGCATCGGAGTGCGCGGGTAAAGTGTATGCGCCAGTCATTGCGTAAGTCTGTCGAAGCAGGTGAGGACACCTGCGGTCCCAGGGAGGTGCCGATTCGGCTCGGCGAGTGCGCTTGGTATTTGGGAGCACGCCGGGGTGGCGAAGCGAACGTAGGAGCGCCCTTCCAGGGCGCGATCGAAGCAGGCGGGGACACCTGCGGTCCCGGGGAGGCGCCGTTTCGGCTCGGCGAGCGCGCCTGATATTTGGAAGCGCGCCGGGGTGGCGACGCGATTGTAGGAGCGCCCTTCCAGGGCGCGATCCGAAGCAGGCGGGGACGCCTGCGCTCCCGGCGAATCGCGGCTAGCGGCTACAACGCGCCGCGCTCGTTTTCGAGCGAGAGCTCCGGCACGTAGACGCACACGTCAAACCACGTCTCGCGGGCGACAAGCTCCAGCATGGCGCGGCGCACGGTGGAAAACTTGGCGATGCGGTCGCCGGTCTTCGCATCGGTCAGCTCCATGTTGACGTTCGCGAGGTTCGAGTTCTTGCACACGAGGTGCGTTCCGTCGGGGCGCGTGTAGAACAGGCCGGCAAAATCGTGGCGGTGCGCGAGCATCATGCCGTAGAGTTCGACCTCCTTGTTGCGGAAGCGGAAGCTCCAGCTATGCCGGTCGGCGTGCATGTCCGTGCCGAGAAGCGTCTTTAAGCTGTCGAACCGGATCTCGCGGCCCTCGTGACGCAGCACCGCGCACGAGAGAAACGGCGTCAGGCGCCCGGCGATCTCGACGCGCGCGGACAGGCCCTCGAACACCGTGTCCGGGTGCTCGTCGAAGCCCGTGCAGTGCCCCCACGCCCACTCGGCCGCGTGGTTCGCGCCCCAGTTGTGGCCCTGCATCATCGGCACGCCGTCCACATCCTGCGCCGCGCCGTTCATGGTGATGTGCCCGTTCGCGGTCGCGTCGAACACGGGAGCCGCCGTCTTCGATCGGGGCAGCGGCGCGGTGTACATCCACGGTTTCGGGAAAAGATCGACCGACCCCGCGTCCGCGTCCCACGAAAGGTCCCACGCGACCTCGTTGCCGAACGCGTCCTTCAGCTTGCCGTGCGTGTGGCCGGGAGTAAAAACGCACGGGCCGATCGACAGGCCCGCCTGCCCGTAGGTGAATTTCGCCTCGTGCAGCGGCGCGGAGTTGCGGATGGAAATCGACCGGCGCGGGTTGTTCGGCACGATGCGCGTGAACCACACGCTGACCGCCGGCGGCGCGGGCGTTTGCGGGATGAGGATCGTGAAGCGGATCCACACGGCGCGCGCGGCCGACGAGTCGGTGAGCTTCACGAAAAAGCTCTCGACGTGCGGCCCCACCGGCGGGTTCGCCATGACGACGTTTTTGCGAGCGGCTTCGTCTTTCACGCCCGCGACTCTACGTTTACCGTCGCTTGCGAATCAATAGGCGCAGGCTTGCGTGTCGCGGACGAGGACCAGGGCGACGCCGTGCGGCGGCGTATTGCCGGTGAAGAACGATTTCAGGTATCCCATCATCGCTTTGCTCGCGTTTGCGATCGCCAATTTGACCCGGGTCAAGTCGCAACATTTTTTTGTTGACGACGCAAATACGAAGCGTATGGTTCCTAACAGGCGGGATATTGATATTTCAAAGGGGGAGAAAATGCGCGGCTTATTTGCTATCGTCATTTTCGCGATGTCTTTTCCGGGAACCGCTTTTGCTGCCCCCCCCGTCGCCTGAACCGGACATCTACGCCGAAGACGCGTGGAACGAAATAAAGAACGACAATCCGGGCGCCGAGGTCACGTGGAGCAAATACGGCTTCGCGGAGCGCGTCGCGAAGGTCGAAATCGAAACGGGTCATTCGGACGTCAAGGACATGGAATCGGCGGCGCGATCATTTGCATACGCGCAAATGGACCTGTTCGGCCTTTCAGACGCCGAAATCGAAGCGCTGGTCGTGCGTGGTAAAAATGACGGCCAGTTCGAAAAGACGATTCCGTCGATCAAATTCTATCAGTACAAGGACGGGTATCGCGTCAGCGGGGGATCGTTCACCGCGATATTCAGCCGATCGGGCAACGTGCGCGGTGTTTACAACGAAACCGTCCCTGACCTGCCCGATTACGCCCCCGCGACGGTAACCGCCGAAGAGGCAATTTCAAATTTCTTTGAATTTTTCGACTTTCCGGATGCGGATTGGAAGCCGAAAACGGACGTCTTTATTCGAGGACATCGAGACGACCGTCTTGTCTGGCGGGTATGGGGACGCGGCTATATTGCGCAAATCGACGCCTATACGGGCGAGGTCGATTTCGCGGAAGAGGAGGAGGTTGAGGAATACACCGGCGCGAAAGTGAACGCTTACGAAACGCAATCGGACTATGACAACGGAACTGCGGACGATCTTTGGATATGGTATGTCGATGCGAAATGGTGGAATGGAGTTTTTTACTACACGATTCCGTTTGGCAAATATTTCAAAATCTACGATCGCCTGACTCTCGCAAATGACGAAATCGACACGATCGAGAGTAACGCTGGGGGTGTCTACCCCTATTTTAACTACGCCGATAACGACTGGCGAACGGCCGTTGGGAATACGTATTACCACCTTGGTAATGCTGCTCAGGCGTATGTCGATTGGGGATTTCAATCGGAAAACCAGGGAGAACATGAATTGGCGGTTGTCGTTCATCACATTGCTCGAATTGGATGGCCAAACGGCACGAATCCGCACTTTAACGCCAGCGGCATGGCAAATGACGGGTCAATGGAATATGGGTCGGCTTTAAATTCCGCGCACGATGATTGGCCGGTTATCGCTCTTGATATTGGGTACAATTATTGGGGTACAACCGGAGGCTCTCGACCGCCTCACGTTATGAAACACGAATATAATCATTGGGTTTCTTGGTCTGAGACCGATCGAGGCTTGGTCGAAGCGGAGGAAGCGGACCTTTGCGCTAATGACTGGCGTGCACTTAATGAGGCTTTGGCGAAATTTATGGGTGCTTCAATGGCCGACGTTGCGCCAAATAATTTCGAGGCAGCGCAATTTCATTGTTACAATGATGAGTATCATTGGGATTTCGAGGATAACTGGTTTTGTTGTCGCGCGCCATCGCCGAATCAGGTTGGCAATCCGGACGATACCCACGATTTGTGCATGAGCTTGGTTCAGGGGCTTTGGGACGCCCGTGTTGCTGTGGACGATCGCAACCCCGGGGACGGCAAGCCATTTGTCAATCAGTCTGTATATCATGCAATCGCGAATATGGAAGAAGTCGAATCCTGCTATACCGCCGCGTGGAAGATATCGGATGCCTCGTTCTATCTTTCGCTTGCATGGTGCGAAGGGATTCAAAATTGTCCTTATATACAGTATGACAATGATATCTACAATGCACTTTACGGTCATGGTTATCTGAGGCAATCCTGTTTTTTTAATCCGGAAACCTACACAATAGGCGACAACTGCGACGCGCCAGCGTCAACATTCTGTCCGCGTCGTGACGGATCACCTACTTATCCATTTCCTGGTTGGCAATGCACAAATCCATAAACTATTTGCACATTGTTTCGCTTGTGGCGTTGGCGATCGTTGCGCTTTGTATACAGTCTTGCAGCACATGTAACCGAGGCGACGAGGATGTCAATGACGACGAGGATGTCAATGACGACGAGGATGGCGATGACGACGACGATGGCGATGACGACGATTTCGATGATGATTTCGACGACGATACGGAATTAGACGAGGAATTTCCGCGAACGTATTTGGGATGGCTTGCGGCTCCTAACCATATTCGCGTACTGGACGGCGGCGCGTGGGATGATCCTCTACCGTTTGAAAATTATGGTCTGTTAGCCTCTACCGGCTTTGGCGAGTATATCTATAGTGTAGGAGGCGCGGATGAGATTAAATTCTATCGCACGGATCCGCTGACTTTTGTATCGGAAAAATTTGCCGAACTCGATGGATACAATACGCCCGTCGATTGGTTGCTCGTATTCGCGGAGGATTCTTTCGTCCTGAGATTTGGTGACGAGAAAAATTTCTTCGTGCAATACGTTCCACAGGAATTCGAGGAAGTATCAATCGCCGAAAAAATCCGCGGATTTCAAAGCGGATTCGACCGTACGCCGTATATGTGGAGCGACTCGAAGATTTTTCAGTATGACGGAACGAATCTGACGACTATCGCGGAGTTGAACGGCGCCTTTCAGAAGATAACGGCCGTCGTCCCGCACGATGGCGGCTTCGTCATTTTGACCGACAAGAAGATTCTGCGATTCGCGGACGATGCGTGGACGACACTCGCTAACGAAACGGCGGATCGCGTTTTTTCGAGCAAGGATGGCGCGCTCTATTTCGGGCGAAAAGTAAATCCGTTAACCAATCGCTTCTATCGGTTGGACGACTCGAAATTGGTCGGCATTGCGGGCGGCATGGAGTTGCCGTGCCCGTACGAAAAAATCGCGGCAGTCGGCGAAAATTTCCTGCTGGCGCTTTGCAACTATCCCGGCGAGTTCTGCGGCGAAGGTGAGCCTGATGACAAGGGTTATCAGATCATTGCTGAGGGTGACAATCTCGTTTGCTCCAAGCCCGACGTGATCGGATGGCATTTGCACCTGTTCGATTCACGCCGCGCGAAAAGGTTCGAGTGGCCATAACCCGCCCGATTGCCGCCTCGCGCCACCTCGTCCATCACGCCAAGCCCGCCGCGACGTAGGACACGCCGCGCCCGTTCAGCTTCGCGTCGAGCGGCACGTTGATGAGCGCGGGCTTTTTCGCCGCGAACGCCTTTTGCAGCGTCGGGGCAATGTCGGCCGCGGATTCGACCTGGTATCCCTCGCCGCCCAGGCTCTTCACGAAATCGCCGTAGTGCGTCGGCGCGAGCAGCGACGCGGCCGCGAACTCCTCGCCCGCCGCCTCGATCTGCGCGCAGCGGATCTGCGTCCAGGCGGCGTCGTTCCCGACGATGCCGACGATCGGCAGATCGTGACGCACGGCCGTGTCGTATTCGAAGCCGTTGAAGCCGACGGACCCGTCGCCGAACACGACGAGCACCTTCTTGTCCGGGAACGCGGCCTGCGCGGCGAGCGCGAACGGCATCCCGACGCCCAGGCACCCGAACTTGCCGGGGTCCATCCACTGGCGGGGGCCATTGAGCGGCACGCACTTGCTCGTCGTCGCCACGATGTTGCCGCCGTCGCCGATGATGATGGTATTTTCGTCCATCACCTTGGCGATCTCGGCGCCGAAGCGGTGCGGATTGACGGGGAAGACGTCGCTTGTCATCTCGCCCATCAATTCCTCGCGCGCGACGACCTCCATGCCGCGCAATTCCCGCGACCACGCCTCGCGCGCGGCGTTCGGCGCGTCCACGGCGTCGGCGAGCGCGTCGAGAACGAGCGCGGCGTCGCCGATGATGACGTGCTGCGGCGCGATGTTGAAGCCGATTTTCGACGCGTCCGGCTCGACCTGGATGATCGTCGCCTCCGGGTTGATGCCGCGGCCATAGCCCAGGCGGAAGTCCGCCTCCGCGCCGACCAGGAGCACGACATCCGCGCGCGAGAGCGCGGGCTTGCGCGTCAGCGAATAGAACATCGGGTGATCGTGCGGCAGCATGCCGCGCCCGAGCGCGTTGAGATACGTCGGCACGCCGGCCTTTCGCACGAAGCGGTCAAGCGACGCGGACGCGTTGTCCCAGTGCAGCGACGCGCCGCCGACGATGACCGGACGTTCCGCGCCGGCCAGCAGTTCCGCCGCCGCGGCGACGGCGGCCGGTTCGCCCGCGCTGCGCTCCTGGTCGGGCGCCAGAAGGCTCGGGCCGGCGTGCTTGGGCTCGCCCTGTTCGAGGAGCTTGTCGATGGGGATCTCGATGTACACCGGGCCGCGCCGCCCCGTGTTCGCGATGTGGAAAGCGCGCGCCAGGTATTCCGGAATGCGCGCCGTGTCGTAAACGCACGCCTGCCACTTCGTGATCGACTTGACGAGCGAGATCTGATCCATCTCCTGGAGGCTGCCCTGATCCATGCGCGCCATGCCGACCTTGCCGCCGATGACGACCATCGGGCTCTCGGCCTCGTAGGCGTTCGCGATGCCGGTGACGGCGTTGGTGACGCCCGGGCCCGCGGTGACGATGGCGCATCCGGGCACGCCGGTGAGGCGGCCCCATGCGTCGGCCGCGTGCGCGGCGGCGGCCTCGTGGCGCGTGTCGATGATGCGCACGCCTGACATTTGCAGGCCGATGTAGATTGGCGCGACGTGCCCGCCGCACAGGGTGAAAACGCACTTTACGCCGGCCTGCGCAATCGCCTGCCCGGCCAGAACTCCTCCGATCATGTCGCCTCCCGATATTGCGTCTCGATAACGCGTTGCCTTCCGACGGCGAGGCAAGTGTAGTCGCGGGAAATACGCCGGGCAAGGCGAGGAGGCATGCGGAATGCGGAATGGGGAGTTCGGATTGCGGAGTGCGGAGTGCGGAGTGCGGAGTGCGGAGATTCGGAGATGCGGAGGGATTTCGGATTTAAAGCGCAAGAATCGCCATTCAACGCAAAGTTGCGTACTTGCGGCGACCTTCCAGTCTTTTGTCCTTTCAGCCTTCTAATGAAAACCGGCGCCGCCCTTTTCGGACGGCGCCGGCCTTGATCCCTCTCCAGGGGCGTTTGCACGCCCCCCTTCCGAAATCGTTTACATGTTGTTGATGTCGTCGCAGATCGTCTTGGCGGTCTCGTAGTCGCCGGCGAAGTAAGCCGCTTCGGCCGCCGCGAAGGCGTCGGCGAAGTCGTCAAAGCCATTGACCGCGCAGTTGTCGGAGATCTCGCCGTGCGCCACGTTCAGCGACAGGGCGGAGCACTGCTGGATCGCGCGCTGCTTCATGGACGCTTTCTTGAGCCACAGGATGTCGTAGAGCTCATCGAGATCGTCGACGGTCACATCGAAGACCGAGAACGGTACGTAGCTCGCGAGCACGCTCGCCGGCACCTGGGCCTTGCCCTTGCCGCCCGTGGCGACGGACACCTGGTGCTTCCAGAAGCCGATGGTGTGCGGGTCGCCGCAGGTTTCGACCTTGCGCGTGAACTTCGTTTCCGCCGAGAAATCGCACGGATCGCCGAAGGTGAGCGTCAGGAGTTGCTGCGTGTTGTCGAGCGGCTCGAGGATGAAGATCGACTGGCCTTCCGTCGACGCGGAAACGATCGCCGAGGAGCAGCCGGTGACATCGACGGTCGCCGAGAACTCGCCCGCGGCGTTGGTGTCGCCTGAGCTGGCGCCCGTGAAGAAACCGCAGGAGGTCGAAAGCTCGACGAACTGGCCGGCGACGGCCGCCTGATTCTGATAGACGCTGGCCTTCACGTTGAAGAGATTGCCGTTCTCGCTGCTGGTGAGCTCGAACGCCACGTCCGCGAAGCACGACAGCGCGCATTTGCCGGCCGCGTCGTCCACGATCGCGTTGGCTTCGTCATTGACGGACGCGGGCGAAACCGTCACCGCGGCCTTGCCGTAGAGAGCCTTCCAGATGGCAACCTGAATCACGGAACCGGAAAAGCTGTCCGCCGCCTCGTAATTTAAAAGGATGTAGGACACCTCGCACCAGGGCGACGCAACCGGCGCGGGGATCACGTTGGCTTCGAAGGGCCCTTCGTTCAGGGCGTGGTACAGATCGACGCAGTAACCGAACTCCGTCGAGCTGCCTTCGTTGTCGCTGATGAGCAATTCCATCTCACCGGCGCTCACCGTGCCCCAGTTGATCGCGCCGAACTGAAGATCGACGAGACCGGCGGCGCTGTAGCTCTGGAAATCGACGATGACCGACGCGGGCGCGACGGTCGCGAATCCAAGCACCGCAAGGATGACCAGAAAACGCGTTGCGAACTTCATTTCCATCTCCTCCCCTTTTTTGGGTTTCCGGGTTGGCGCCCCCCAACTCCAGGAACCAGGCATCGCTGCCTATGCTTAAACGTTTCGGCAGAGAAATTCAAGAAGAAAAGTAAATTAACGAAATTTTTACTTATTCAGAAAAATATAGCCAAACTATTTGAATTTATTGCATTTTTTACGACAGTGCCCGAGGCAAATCTGTTGCGTCGGTAGAATTGTAAAGCGATTCGCGGACTTTTGACGCTCAAAAATGGCGTCGATAATGGTCTTCGCGCGTGTCGCGAATAAAAAAGGCGCCGCCCCGCTTGGCGCGGGACGACGCCGTCGATCGAATCCTCGCGCCGCCGATGGGCCCAACGGCGCGATCGACTTAGAAATTCACTTCCGTATTCAGGAAGAAGAACTGGTCGGGCTGCATGGTGACTTGCTCGCCCTGATCGTCGGTGATCTCCGCGGTGTAGGAGGTCATCCGGTAGTTCGGGCAGACGCGGACGAATTTCACCGGCTGATACCAGAAGCCCGCGAGCAGGAACGTGGACTCGTCCTGCCAGCCGATGGCCTTGTCCTCGTCGTTCTCCGTGTTTGGATCGATCATGTCGAAGCGCGCGATGACGCCGAACTTCGTCAGGAACCAGAAATCGGCCCACGCCGAGAAAACCTGCGTCGTGACGGCGGTCAGGTCGGAGCCGGCGACGAGAGGCCGGGCGTTTTCGTCGCCCGTTTCCGTGACGCGCTGCGCGACGTTGGCGTTGACAGAAAAGCCCATCGTCTCGTCGATGTCGTAGCGGTAGCCAAGGATGGCGTCGAAGGAGCTGTGCGTCAGTTCGGGGAAATCCG encodes:
- a CDS encoding GumC family protein — its product is MADKTFALEDYLRILWQRKWLLILPVVTMVAVTAVGSVFLKDIYRAYTLILVEPQQVPEEYVKSSVTFSVEKHMNTIRQQLMSRTLLERVIAEYNLYPELVAEGVPMEEIVELMRDNIQLRVEGKDAFTLYFQGPDPYLVMQVTNKIGSLFIESTSESRERQASDTVTFLESSRDELKVQLEEAEDKIQKFKAIHIGALPEQTQSNLQTIDRLQAQLQTSSDLLRDAQNRRAQLASQLANLRQKSMISQGGSSGMVDYEMRLQQLQAELAALQLKYTNEHPDVIRKKGQIDSLKGKMRSDSGSGQQVDNPMTRQIEASLAAAEADTRRLQAEVGGLHGQINKYQGKVEMTPKVEQELSMLTRDYETTRASYEDVLSKLTEAKRSSEMETKNKGQQFKVIDAAKQPGKPFKPNRPYIVAIGFALGLLIGMTAVFLAEHFDDSFKNAEDIEDALGVSVLSSIPRIETQAEIDQRNRQMQLGIVVACLIAAGAVVLIIIKMTFLTG
- a CDS encoding acetolactate synthase; translated protein: MIGGVLAGQAIAQAGVKCVFTLCGGHVAPIYIGLQMSGVRIIDTRHEAAAAHAADAWGRLTGVPGCAIVTAGPGVTNAVTGIANAYEAESPMVVIGGKVGMARMDQGSLQEMDQISLVKSITKWQACVYDTARIPEYLARAFHIANTGRRGPVYIEIPIDKLLEQGEPKHAGPSLLAPDQERSAGEPAAVAAAAELLAGAERPVIVGGASLHWDNASASLDRFVRKAGVPTYLNALGRGMLPHDHPMFYSLTRKPALSRADVVLLVGAEADFRLGYGRGINPEATIIQVEPDASKIGFNIAPQHVIIGDAALVLDALADAVDAPNAAREAWSRELRGMEVVAREELMGEMTSDVFPVNPHRFGAEIAKVMDENTIIIGDGGNIVATTSKCVPLNGPRQWMDPGKFGCLGVGMPFALAAQAAFPDKKVLVVFGDGSVGFNGFEYDTAVRHDLPIVGIVGNDAAWTQIRCAQIEAAGEEFAAASLLAPTHYGDFVKSLGGEGYQVESAADIAPTLQKAFAAKKPALINVPLDAKLNGRGVSYVAAGLA